A genomic region of Trifolium pratense cultivar HEN17-A07 linkage group LG3, ARS_RC_1.1, whole genome shotgun sequence contains the following coding sequences:
- the LOC123915400 gene encoding F-box/kelch-repeat protein At3g23880-like: MVSDKIISIKKKKKRTLSSSSSPSLPILPFDLIPEILSRLPVKSLLQFRCVCKSWKSLISDSKFANKHLTLSTMHTLHCISYRHNVHVLLKSYSLDYVLTNITQTQFPSSDSNVLLVGSCNGILFLVSDGKDLVQLQLWNPSIRKFKELPPISKPHRFAGIYGFGYDPISDNYKVVVVSSDLTRGDFNKNELKLHTLGTDSWKSVSEFPFAIVYAQPLGQYVSGTINWLVFMGIKRFIASFDLGNECYREVLLPDDSGQVYKNKLSLSVLRDCLCMISGEDVWVMKEYGNKESWTKLFTISYMLDPRASSYSYIKAGYVLDEQVLLTYKEDKRWGHISYNYKDDTSKFIELENFPKVCVESLISPCF, encoded by the coding sequence ATGGTTAGCGACAAAATAATCTCcattaagaagaaaaagaagagaaccctatcatcatcatcatcaccatcacttCCCATTCTTCCTTTCGATCTCATTCCTGAAATACTTAGCAGGTTACCGGTGAAGTCTCTGCTTCAATTCCGATGCGTCTGCAAATCATGGAAATCTCTTATCTCCGATTCCAAATTCGCCAACAAGCATCTTACTCTTTCAACCATGCACACCCTTCACTGCATAAGCTACCGTCATAATGTACACGTCTTACTCAAATCTTACTCACTCGACTACGTCTTGACCAACATCACGCAGACTCAGTTTCCTTCTTCTGACAGTAATGTTTTGTTGGTGGGATCATGCAATGGCATCCTTTTTCTTGTAAGCGATGGTAAAGACTTGGTTCAGCTTCAATTGTGGAACCCTTCCATTAGAAAATTTAAAGAATTGCCCCCTATTAGTAAACCACATAGATTTGCGGGGATATATGGATTCGGATATGATCCTATTAGTGATAATTACAAGGTTGTGGTTGTTTCAAGTGATTTAACTCGTGGTGATtttaacaaaaatgaattgaagcTTCATACTTTGGGTACCGATTCATGGAAAAGCGTTTCGGAGTTTCCTTTTGCTATTGTCTATGCTCAGCCATTGGGGCAATATGTGAGTGGCACAATTAATTGGTTGGTTTTTATGGGTATCAAGAGGtttattgcttcttttgatctggGGAATGAGTGTTATCGCGAGGTTTTGCTACCCGACGATTCTGGTCaggtatataaaaataaattaagcttAAGTGTTTTGAGGGATTGCTTGTGCATGATTTCTGGTGAAGATGTTTGGGTTATGAAGGAATATGGAAATAAAGAGTCTTGGACTAAATTGTTCACTATTTCTTACATGCTAGATCCTCGTGCATCATCTTATTCCTATATTAAGGCAGGATATGTTCTTGATGAACAAGTGCTGCTGACGTATAAAGAAGATAAGAGATGGGGACATATTTCTTACAATTATAAAGATGACACTTCAAAGTTTATTGAGTTGGAAAACTTCCCAAAAGTCTGCGTTGAGAGTTTGATATCACCGTGTTTTTAA
- the LOC123915401 gene encoding F-box/kelch-repeat protein At3g23880-like, which yields MPLGQYVSGTINWLVFIGIKWFIASFDLGNECYREVLLPDDSSKVDKNKLSLSVLRDCLCLISGEDVWIMKEYGNKESWTKLFTISYMRDPRASSYSYIKAIYVLENEQVLLMYTEDERQGYISYNYKNDTSKFIELENFPSVCVESLISPFF from the coding sequence ATGCCATTGGGGCAATATGTGAGTGGCACAATTAATTGGTTGGTTTTTATTGGTATCAAGTGGtttattgcttcttttgatTTGGGGAATGAGTGTTATCGAGAGGTTTTGCTACCCGATGATTCTAGTAAGgtagataaaaataaattaagcttAAGTGTTTTAAGGGATTGCTTGTGCTTGATTTCTGGTGAAGATGTTTGGATTATGAAGGAATATGGAAATAAAGAGTCTTGGACTAAATTATTCACTATTTCTTACATGCGAGATCCTCGTGCATCATCTTATTCCTATATTAAGGCAATCTATGTTCTTGAGAATGAACAAGTGCTGTTGATGTATACTGAGGATGAGAGACAGGGGTATATTTCTTACAATTATAAAAATGACACTTCAAAGTTTATTGAGTTGGAAAACTTCCCATCAGTCTGCGTTGAGAGTTTGATATCaccttttttttaa